In Brachypodium distachyon strain Bd21 chromosome 2, Brachypodium_distachyon_v3.0, whole genome shotgun sequence, one genomic interval encodes:
- the LOC100837559 gene encoding uncharacterized protein LOC100837559, producing MPPLTTRSSGSFSYRKLKKLPPPPTDHEHDDSAAATAAAIQDYYSQAATAIFATRGRTRRRPSYATGRRRRRLRISGLARLLRRKAAAVGGRVRASVAKVVGRLREGGPYVGDLFAGNYLFLQVTPSSSSSSAGRRLDGGFLPYYYEVKNKQAAAVQQGLIRA from the coding sequence ATGCCGCCGCTGACGACGAGAAGCAGCGGCTCCTTCTCCTACCGCAAGCTCAAGAAGCTCCCCCCGCCCCCCACCGATCACGAGCACGacgactccgccgccgccactgctgctgccatCCAGGACTACTACAGCCAGGCGGCCACCGCCATCTTCGCCACGAgggggaggacgaggaggaggccctcGTATGCTACCgggcgtcgtcggcggcggctgaggATCTCGGGCCTGGCGAGGCTGCTgcggcggaaggcggcggcggtgggcgggcGGGTGCGGGCGTCCGTGGCGAAGGTGGTGGGGCGGCTCAGGGAGGGCGGGCCCTACGTCGGGGACCTCTTCGCCGGCAACTACCTCTTCCTCCAGGTcacgccgtcgtcgtcgtcgtcgtcggccgggCGGCGGCTCGACGGAGGGTTCTTGCCTTATTACTACGAGGTCAAGAACAAGCAGGCCGCCGCTGTACAACAAGGCTTGATCCGTGCATAG
- the LOC100823449 gene encoding uncharacterized protein LOC100823449: protein MGKEAGEGHQRRPPDGAGASGGEGGGRRGGRFCCCGRGGAGVVRLQCVAALVLGAAVLLSALFWLPPFAGRGNGAEGPDPAAGFQDDIVASFRLRKTVSELSGNTSQLELDIYAEIGLPNTTVVVNSLQPLVGSNWTNVIFSIVPYPKNSTISSTWLSLLRSSFMSLVVRQSTLHLTESLFGNSSSFEVLKFPGGITIIPVQKAYLPQKPHATFNFSLNFPIYKVQDRTDELKDQMKAGLLLNSYENLFIKLGNLQGSTVLPPTIVETYIVRVVGNHQPSVPRMKQLAQKITNSSSGNLGLNHTVFGRVKQISLSSYLRHSLHSGGYSDAPSPAPMQHHGHHGHHHHHHGHEDNRHLTPAPAPTNFPVRTPRYVAPSPSGCPYGKRPNNKVPVTPAAEPVADDHHYTYPVASPPHPLSPSPGQHPPHDPRKNSGSPVPSPPVLPEPPLPIVSLGHAHPPSEHATTGPSAGMSNVAPAPHSSHATLRRYCHWLLVPLILCTLLSLL from the exons ATGGGGAAGGAGGCCGGCGAGGGGcaccagcggcggccgccggacGGGGCGGGCGCCAgcgggggagaaggaggaggaagaaggggcgGGAGGTTCTGCTGCtgcggacgaggaggagcgggtGTGGTGCGGCTGCAATGCGTGGCGGCGCTCGTGCTCGGCGCGGCCGTGCTGCTGTCGGCGCTCTTCTGGCTGCCGCCGTTCGCGGGCCGCGGGAACGGGGCGGAggggccggatccggccgccggGTTCCAAG ATGATATAGTGGCAAGCTTTAGGTTACGGAAGACGGTTTCTGAGCTCAGCGGAAATACATCCCAGCTCGAATTGGACATCTATGCGGAAATTGGACTCCCTAACACCACT GTGGTTGTAAATTCACTACAGCCATTAGTTGGATCGAACTGGACAAATGTCATCTTCAGCATTGTGCCTTATCCAAAGAACTCGACTATATCATCAACATGGTTGAGCCTTCTTAGGTCTTCTTTCATGTCCTTGGTTGTGCGACAGTCAACACTCCACTTGACCGAGTCCCTGTTTGGGAATTCATCTTCCTTTGAAGTGCTCAAGTTCCCTGGTGGAATAACAATAATTCCTGTGCAAAAAGCTTATCTTCCTCAGAAACCCCATGCAacttttaatttcagtctGAATTTCCCAATATACAAAGTACAAGACAGAACTGATGAGTTAAAGGATCAAATGAAGGCAGGACTGCTACTCAATTCTTATGAG AATCTTTTTATCAAATTGGGAAATTTGCAAGGTTCAACAGTTCTTCCTCCCACTATTGTTGAGACCTATATTGTTCGTGTTGTTGGGAATCACCAGCCATCTGTACCAAGGATGAAGCAGTTGGCGCAAAAAATTACGAATTCATCTTCAGGGAACCTTGGTCTGAACCATACTGTATTTGGCAGAGTAAAACAGATAAGCCTGTCCTCCTATCTTAGACATTCTTTGCATAGTGGGGGCTATTCTGATGCACCTAGTCCAGCACCCATGCAACATCATGGTCATCACGGCCATCATCACCATCACCATGGTCATGAAGACAACAGGCATTTgactcctgctcctgctccaaCAAATTTCCCTGTACGTACTCCCAGATACGTtgctccatctccatctgGGTGTCCATATGGCAAAAGGCCAAACAACAAGGTTCCTGTAACGCCAGCTGCTGAACCTGTAGCCGATGATCACCATTATACTTATCCTGTTGCTTCGCCGCCTCATCCATTGTCACCTTCGCCTGGTCAGCATCCTCCACATGATCCCAGAAAGAACAGTGGATCACCCGTTCCATCCCCTCCAGTTCTTCCAGAGCCGCCCTTGCCCATCGTTTCTCTTGGTCATGCGCATCCTCCAAGTGAGCATGCAACAACAGGTCCATCTGCTGGAATGTCAAATGTGGCCCCTGCACCTCATTCAT CTCATGCTACCCTGAGGCGCTACTGCCATTGGCTCCTGGTACCCCTCATACTATGTACCCTGCTGAGCCTCCTATGA